In Drosophila santomea strain STO CAGO 1482 chromosome 2L, Prin_Dsan_1.1, whole genome shotgun sequence, a single window of DNA contains:
- the LOC120443738 gene encoding uncharacterized protein LOC120443738, with product MKSIRSRSMQPDWLAELCQESSIHGMPYIVRKKLHWTERLFWIFIILGSAYYAISSCLNQWYRFRDNPVVYEYEYLFGLHNFSHVGITLCPRYHDEAEIPRLINELWGVDASKDEEKAEYYRKFLLTINGLQYTTLEKLIPFENDSSLDNVNYLNILLELQRKIIPVEIPVVLAPIITEVGLCQTTSQLTRYGNPYGKLETMDVDPMRKCGYFSDCITSLKPFNSIMAHLVVYLHDVNELMLPNDLRTLVFDAKIASSSVLDILLYSTSAESEVRNLPVAYRKCRYRNENNLQYYSPYHPSLCRLECRIKWALSLCNCKPYFYVAAPEAPICKVSGMLCLARSKWLERPCDCFPSCRGGTFNIFEVNQQGGGDVNYNGEKFERTLIIKLHISKMGINRRVVFSTDQLIMSFGGAIGLFLGASFMTIYGLVYLFLNFIAYKCTQIFCK from the exons ATGAAATCCATAAGGAGTCGGTCGATGCAACCGGACTGGCTCGCAGAGCTGTGCCAGGAGTCCTCTATCCACGGCATGCCCTACATCGTCCGCAAGAAACTCCACTGGACCGAGCGCCTCTTTTGGATATTCATAATCCTGGGCTCGGCTTACTACGCCATCAGCAGCTGCCTTAACCAGTGGTACCGGTTCCGGGACAACCCAGTTGTCTACGAGTACGAATATCTCTTTGGGCTTCACAATTTCTCCCACGTGGGGATAACACTGTGCCCCCGATATCACGATGAGGCGGAGATCCCAAGGCTTATAAATGA ACTTTGGGGAGTGGATGCCAGCAAAGACGAAGAGAAAGCAGAATACTATAGGAAGTTTCTGCTTACCATCAACGGTCTTCAGTACACCACACTGGAAAAGCTAATACCCTTCGAGAATGATAGCAGTTTGGACAACGTGAATTACTTGAACATTTTGCTGGAGCTGCAAAGAAAGATTATACCAGTGGAAATCCCTGTTGTCCTGGCGCCAATCATTACTGAGGTGGGTCTGTGCCAAACCACTAGCCAGTTAACCCGATACGGAAATCCCTACGGAAAACT AGAAACTATGGATGTGGACCCGATGAGAAAGTGCGGCTACTTCAGTGATTGCATCACGTCTTTAAAGCCTTTTAATAGCATTATGGCCCACCTGGTTGTG TACCTTCATGATGTCAACGAATTGATGCTACCCAACGACCTGCGAACACTCGTTTTTGATGCTAAAATTGCCAGCTCCTCAGTTCTCGATATATTGCTATATTCCACATCGGCAGAAAGTGAGGTGCGAAATCTACCGGTGGCATATCGCAAATGTCGCTATAGAAACGAAAACAATCTGCAGTATTACAGT CCCTATCACCCGAGTCTTTGCAGACTGGAGTGCCGCATCAAATGGGCCCTCAGCCTATGCAACTGTAAGCCCTATTTCTACGTAGCAGCTCCCGAAGCTCCAATCTGCAAAGTATCTGGAATGCTCTGCCTAGCCCGCTCCAAGTGGCTTGAAAGACCCTGCGATTGCTTTCCGTCGTGCCGTGGGGGAACTTTTAACATCTTCGAAGTTAATCAGCAAGGTGGG GGCGATGTGAACTACAATGGCGAGAAGTTCGAGCGGACGCTGATCATCAAGCTGCACATTTCTAAGATGGGTATAAATCGCAGGGTTGTATTCAGCACGGATCAGTTGATAATGTCGTTTGGAGGAGCCATTGGCCTCTTTCTCGGAGCCAGTTTCATGACTATATACGGCCTGGTGTACCTTTTTCTCAATTTCATAGCTTATAAATGCACACagattttttgcaaatga
- the LOC120443741 gene encoding uncharacterized protein LOC120443741 — MKATFTILVIQVICLARAIEYQLTLDDDGFLAPCENQPDNTFSLDAMLESSSLTIHNLGSKVRIKGEHKVVWKDVQPGDTLKMFGQVYRLDKGTWQKTMFSASSNNFCKNMFDKNQYWYSFWTKYINNSDEIKEKCLTTPGAVIKYKDFEVDLKASLNIPNLEGRYKLVAQLEAFDKRNLKRPVSICVEYRGTVERI; from the exons ATGAAGGCTACTTTTACGATCCTGGTGATCCAAGTCATCTGTTTGGCTAGAGCGATTGAGTACCAGTTAACATTGGACGACGATGGCTTTCTAGCACCTTGCGAGAATCAGCCTGACAACACTTTTAGTTTGGATGCGATGTTGGAAAGTTCTTCTCTTACAATACACAACCTTGGTTCTAAAGTTCGAATTAAAGGAGAGCACAAGGTGGTCTGGAAAGATGTCCAGCCAGGAGACACATTGAAA ATGTTTGGTCAAGTCTATCGGCTGGATAAGGGCACTTGGCAGAAGACTATGTTTAGCGCCAGCTCCAATAACTTTTgcaaaaacatgtttgataAGAACCAATACTGGTATTCCTTCTGGACAAAGTATATTAACAACTCCGACGAGATCAAGGAAAAGTGCTTGACCACACCGGGG gCTGTTATTAAGTACAAAGACTTCGAAGTGGATTTGAAGGCCAGCCTGAATATTCCGAATCTGGAAGGGCGCTACAAGCTGGTAGCCCAACTGGAGGCTTTCGATAAGCGCAACTTAAAGCGCCCAGTGTCCATTTGCGTGGAGTACCGGGGCACTGTAGAGCGCATCTAA
- the LOC120443742 gene encoding uncharacterized protein LOC120443742 — protein MKTLMVLILGFASSWAADYELLIEDPDIFSPCTEPPPGSIGFLDAFDIGNLVLDQDADIIHLSESITSNWDVEPTDRISARFALMHYNRGSWEPTIFSMATPDFCASMFDENQSWFKYWTKHISNRDEVMEKCFKTPGTVLNHNPFDLQLRLTDIRGATLRGRYKAVVTFEAVDERDVPRRNSICFEIRGEAEKIN, from the exons ATGAAAACTCTGATGGTTCTCATACTTGGCTTTGCCAGTTCCTGGGCCGCGGACTACGAGCTGTTGATCGAGGATCCTGATATCTTCTCACCCTGCACCGAACCGCCGCCCGGATCGATTGGATTTCTCGATGCCTTCGACATTGGAAATCTGGTGCTCGACCAGGATGCGGACATCATTCACCTGTCCGAGAGTATCACCTCAAACTGGGATGTCGAGCCCACAGATCGCATATCC GCCAGGTTTGCATTAATGCACTACAACCGCGGCAGCTGGGAACCGACTATATTCAGCATGGCCACTCCGGATTTCTGCGCCTCAATGTTTGATGAGAATCAGTCATGGTTTAAGTACTGGACTAAACACATTTCGAACCGCGATGAAGTGATggaaaaatgctttaaaacgCCTGGT ACCGTTCTGAATCACAATCCATTCGATCTGCAGCTGCGTCTAACGGACATCCGTGGCGCCACTCTAAGGGGTCGTTACAAAGCTGTGGTTACCTTTGAGGCTGTTGATGAGAGGGACGTACCGCGCCGTAATTCTATTTGCTTCGAAATCAGGGGAGAAGCCGAAAAGATAAACTAA